The following proteins are co-located in the Triticum aestivum cultivar Chinese Spring chromosome 1A, IWGSC CS RefSeq v2.1, whole genome shotgun sequence genome:
- the LOC123054182 gene encoding uncharacterized protein, with product MCFLFPLHSSRSSPSPRSPAMSLHQRPHQKPLGADSLPVSTTPANAAPSRPLPLLTLPYLFSLLALLLLLALLFPWGPPRHSALASPWRSYTLQDAAAFAAASGNGTIILAAVSGPYLPFLSNWLISVRRAGRANQVLVIAEDYETLERINAAWPGHAVLVPPAPDAQAAHKFGSQGFFNFTSRRPRHLLQILELGYSVMYNDVDMVWLADPFPYLVGNHDIYFMDDMSEVKPLNHSHALPPPGKKGRPYICSCMIFLQPTEGAKLLMRKWIEELKEQPWSRKAKSNDQPAFNWALLKTTGQVDVYLLPQSAFPTGGLYFKNKKWVKETKGKHVIIHNNYITGFEKKIKRFRDHKLWLVDEHSDESPLASQFCSWCLPNQMLGDFPSTTWNSTIEFEHWIRMQKTPSVHQGPQELSFLMQSIFLKYSLRPKEQRQRRCLGLTQGTPAARTPPHILLPSPRACMCTRNLLSSHHSSKETRPSTPTKIRSMGQAVTKAKQEAGRATQKNDKDGKAVANHNNAKEQLIKFMDNNYDEKVKPAKTFNEFYHAIFELIENSPLIPKPLRIKSSCMRINRKFCEKQGQLQYRMPTKDELEKEYKALGGKRDGVNITKEQFHRITENLVTVNSFSFGKAAFDVLVVLFGAPMCALLVKRVVPGLKSFSDDVVIPVATSGAVVYLAKTNKL from the exons ATGTGCTTCCTTTTCCCACTTCACAGTTCACGCTCTAGCCCCAGCCCCCGATCTCCGGCAATGTCGCTCCACCAGCGGCCGCACCAGAAGCCGCTGGGCGCCGACTCCCTCCCCGTCTCCACGACCCCCGCTAACGCCGCCCCTTCCCGCCCCCTGCCCCTCCTCACGCTCCCCTACCTCTTCTCCCTTCTCGCGCTCCTCCTCCTACTCGCCCTCCTCTTCCCCTGGGGGCCGCCCCGCCACTCCGCGCTGGCCTCCCCGTGGCGCTCCTACACGCTCCAAgacgccgccgccttcgccgcggcCTCCGGCAACGGCACCATCATCCTCGCCGCCGTCTCCGGGCCGTACCTCCCCTTCCTCTCCAACTGGCTCATCAGCGTCCGCCGCGCCGGCCGCGCTAACCAGGTGCTCGTCATCGCCGAGGACTACGAGACCCTCGAGCGCATCAATGCCGCATGGCCCGGCCACGCCGTCCTCGTGCCCCCCGCGCCCGACGCCCAGGCCGCCCACAAGTTCGGGTCACAG GGCTTCTTTAACTTCACCTCGCGGCGGCCGCGACACCTGCTGCAGATTCTCGAGCTGGGGTACAGCGTCATGTACAATGACGTCGACATGGTGTGGCTTGCCGACCCGTTTCCATACCTAGTCGGCAATCACGACATCTACTTCATGGACGACATGAGTGAA GTGAAGCCACTGAATCATTCACATGCGCTGCCGCCGCCAGGTAAGAAGGGGCGGCCATACATTTGCAGCTGTATGATCTTCCTGCAGCCAACAGAAGGGGCAAAGCTGTTGATGAGGAAGTGGATTGAGGAGCTCAAGGAACAGCCCTGGTCGAGGAAAGCGAAATCAAATGATCAGCCAGCATTCAACTGGGCTTTACTAAAGACTACTGGGCAG GTGGATGTGTATTTACTACCTCAGTCTGCTTTTCCAACTGGAGGTCTATATTTCAAGAACAAAAAATGGGTCAAGGAGACAAAGGGCAAGCATGTCATTATACATAACAACTACATAACAGGGTTTGAAAAGAAGATAAAACGCTTCCGTGATCATAAACTCTGGCTGGTGGATGAGCACAGCGACGAGTCACCACTTG CATCACAATTTTGTAGCTGGTGTCTGCCCAACCAGATGTTGGGTGATTTTCCATCCACCACATGGAATTCAACAATCGAATTTGAACACTGGATCCGCATGCAGAAGACTCCATCTGTACATCAAGGCCCTCAGGAGCTAAGCTTTCTCATGCAGTCCATCTttctgaagtactccctccgtccca AGGAGCAACGCCAACGCCGTTGCCTTGGCCTCACACAAGGAACACCGGCGGCACGCACGCCCCCACATATACTCCTCCCCAGCCCCCGTGCTTGCATGTGCACAAGAAACCTCCTTTCTTCTCACCACAGCAGCAAGGAAACCCGCCCTTCCACGCCCACAAAGATCAGATCAATGGGTCAGGCCGTCACCAAGGCGAAGCAAG AGGCCGGGCGGGCGACGCAGAAGAACGACAAGGACGGCAAGGCTGTGGCCAACCATAATAACGCCAAGGAGCAGCTCATCAAATTTATGGACAACAACTACGACGAAAAGGTCAAGCCTGCCAAAACCTTCAATGAGTTTTACCACGCCATCTTCGAGCTCATTGA GAATTCTCCTTTGATTCCTAAGCCTTTACGGATTAAAAGTTCATGCATGCGCATAAACAG AAAGTTTTGTGAGAAACAAGGGCAGCTGCAGTACAGGATGCCAACCAAAGATGAACTCGAGAAAGAGTACAAG GCTCTTGGGGGAAAGAGGGACGGAGTAAACATCACAAAGGAGCAGTTCCACAGGATCACCGAGAACCTCGTCACGGTGAACAGCTTCAGCTTCGGCAAGGCCGCCTTCGACGTGCTCGTGGTCCTCTTCGGCGCGCCGATGTGCGCGCTCCTCGTCAAGAGGGTCGTCCCGGGCCTCAAGTCCTTCtccgacgacgtcgtcatcccggTGGCCACCTCCGGCGCCGTCGTGTACCTGGCCAAGACCAACAAGCTGTGA